A window of Maioricimonas rarisocia genomic DNA:
TCGACGGCATGATTGAGCCCGATGTACAGGTGGGCGTAAAAGAACCGCTTGTTCCGCTCGTGGTCCGGGATGTCTGCAGCCGCGATGTTGGCGAGGATCTGTTCGGGCGTGATCGCGCCGGCGAACAGTCGGTAGACGTCCGGAAACGGCTGGCGGTCGTCCTTCTCGTACTTCAGCAGTCCTTCGCGGGCCCTGTCACGACCGTAAGCCTTGAACTGCGAGAGGTACCGCCAGATGCCGTTCTCGCGGTCTACGTTGTCGTACGAGTGGTACCGTTCGAACTGGCCGGCGGCTTCCTCGTAGTTGCCGGCGTAGAAGTACGCGATGCCCCGTCGCCAGTGCGACGCATCGAGCGCGGGACTCAGATCGACCATCTCGCTGTAGTCGGCGACGGCTCCGTCGAAGTTGCCGAGAAAGAACCGGGCGTCGCCACGACTCGACCAGCCGGAGATCCCGTCCGGTTCCATTTCAATCGTACGTGTTGCGGCAGCAAGTCGGGACTGCAGCTGGTTCTGGAGCCCGGATCGCTCCGCGTCCGACAAAGGCATCGGGTCGGCCCGGAGTGACGGGCACCACGAGAGCAGCAGCCAGCCGGTGAGGAGGGCGAATGCGCGAAGGGACATGCGGGGGGCTCCCGATCTGCAGAGGGACCGTCACAGCGTCGCGTGCGGATCAGCCGTCCGAGGACTCGTCGATCATCCGCCGCGTCTCGTCCACGAGATCACGCCAGCTTCCGGTCAGGTGCTTGCGGAACGTGACCTGCGAAGCGGAGAGAATCGTGCGGGCCTGCGTCAGATTTCCCTGATAGGCGAGCAGGGCCGCCAGACCGGCCCGGGCCTTGGCGTAGTAGCTTTCATCTTCCCGGCGGCGGGACTCCATCCGTTCGAGAATCCTGCGGGCATCTTCGTATCGCCGCGGGTCTTTCAGATAGAGCAGGGCAAGCTGCTCGCGGGATCGATCGACCCACAGCTTCTCGTCCGGGAAATAGGCCTGCACGGCGAGCCAGGCTTCTTCGTCGTCTCCGAGAAACATCGCGTGCAGATACTGCTCGCGGGCCGATTCCAGCTCGTTGACGGCCGGCGTCGACGAGACCTGAGACTGGTCCGGGATGCCGGGCCGCTGCAGCCATCCCAGGGCAGCACTGCAACCGATCACAAGCACGACTGCCAGGGCGATCATCCACCACGAGAGCCCCGACGGACGGGTCACCGCCTTCTGCGTCGCCCGCGATTCGCCCGACAGGGTGATTTCGTCGAGTGGCTGCTGGTTCTTGAGGGCCTTGATGAGCGTGCGGACGTCGTCCAGGACGGCAGCCGGAGACTGGTACCGCTCGTCCGGATCACGCTGCATCATCCGTTGGACGAGTTGGCAGAGGGGCTGCGGCAGATCGGGACGGACCGTGTTGAGTGGCTCGGCATCTCCCTGCAGGTGCTGGACGGCCACGCTCACCGCGGTTTCAC
This region includes:
- a CDS encoding tetratricopeptide repeat protein, which encodes MSLRAFALLTGWLLLSWCPSLRADPMPLSDAERSGLQNQLQSRLAAATRTIEMEPDGISGWSSRGDARFFLGNFDGAVADYSEMVDLSPALDASHWRRGIAYFYAGNYEEAAGQFERYHSYDNVDRENGIWRYLSQFKAYGRDRAREGLLKYEKDDRQPFPDVYRLFAGAITPEQILANIAAADIPDHERNKRFFYAHLYIGLNHAVEGDEAAARTHLAKAVSNSWPRRAGYGPNYMWHVARLHHDQLAAKSP
- a CDS encoding serine/threonine-protein kinase, with amino-acid sequence MPDKPPTSDPDIGGETTPMPPDGVESVPAADDSTGSDDPKRSTGEMLGEFKLLRRLGQGGMAEVWLAEQTSLHRNVALKLLRHELTVDETYIKRFETEAKAAAGLNHPNIVQVYVVGSDRGQHFIAQEYVQGQTLRTLLRKKGPLEVPLALHLIRQVAAALQAASERGIVHRDIKPENIMITKKGEAKVADFGLAQLTLSSEPLNLTQEGITMGTPLYMSPEQVNGKSLDSRSDLYSFGVTCYHMLTGRPPYQGETAVSVAVQHLQGDAEPLNTVRPDLPQPLCQLVQRMMQRDPDERYQSPAAVLDDVRTLIKALKNQQPLDEITLSGESRATQKAVTRPSGLSWWMIALAVVLVIGCSAALGWLQRPGIPDQSQVSSTPAVNELESAREQYLHAMFLGDDEEAWLAVQAYFPDEKLWVDRSREQLALLYLKDPRRYEDARRILERMESRRREDESYYAKARAGLAALLAYQGNLTQARTILSASQVTFRKHLTGSWRDLVDETRRMIDESSDG